In Acidimicrobiales bacterium, the genomic stretch CGACCTCATTGGCGAGATCGACGCGGCCGGCACGGCGGGCCAGATCGGCCCCACCCGGGATTACTGGGTGAGCGGCCTGTCAGCTCGTAACAAAGCGCCCGGCGCGATGGCAACCGTCACCGCCGCCTCCGCCGCGATACCGGAGCCCAGACTCACGGCCTCTCAAACCACTTCGCTCGGGGCGCCGGGTCCGACGGGCTACGTGGAGCAGAACGAGACGTGGACCGAAGGTCCCTTGCCGCCGCCCAGCGAGAACGCCTCTATCGCTCTTACGAACGTTGCAACCATCACCGTCGACGCGATTGCAGCAGGTCTCGGGTGCGCGACGCTCACCGCCCAGACCGATGGGCCTACCGCGCTCACTCTCACCGGTCTGAAGCCGGGAAGTGCCGTCTATGAGAAAGACGGGAAGGTCTCGACAGCCGGCGGAAGCGGCACCTCCTCGATCACTTTGTCTGCGGGGAAGAACCTGGTGACGTTCTGCTCAGTCAAGTCGTAGGGACTCGTAGCTCCTTGAACGCCGGTTGATGTGCAAGCTCACCGTGAGCCCTCTTCGAGCTCGCGTTCAACGGGTCGCCGGACCCAGCTCGACACGGACCGGTCGTCCTCGTCTGCCCGCCGGCGAATCTCCTCGAGGGTCTCGGGCGGGAAGCGAACCGGAACGAGTTCGGTCAGCTTCGATCGCCGGTGCCGGGGAGGTCCCTGAGGTTCTTGGTTCTCGGGCTTCGCGTAGAACTCGAACTCTTCTTCTCGAGTCATCTTCTTGGCGGTCATTGGTCCTCCCGGTGCCGTCAGCCAGATCGACGGCGAACATGTCGGATGCGCTTGCAAGTGTGTTACAAACGATTACGAATGGGTGACCGCTCCGGGCCAGCCCCGACGCCCCGAGAGGTGCATGACGACGGGGTGGCCCCGACTGTTTACGGAGGCGGAGGCGGATCCGGGCCGCTAGGGCGATGGGCGTCCCCGGCGTCGGTCGGCCTCCGCCGAGGTTTGAGGAGTCCGGCTCTGCGGTCTTGGTCGGTCTTGGCCTGGTGGTCGGTGTAGCAGCGGGGCTTGAGATTCTTGTAGCTCGTCGGTCCGTTGTTGGCGACCGGATCAACGTGATCCATCTGCAGGTGGTGGCGTTTGCCGCAGTCGGCGCATTTCTTGCCGTCGAAGTCGGGCGGGTCACCGATATCGAGCGCGGCGCGCAGGTGCGCAGGAATGTGCCGACCCAAGCGGGTCAGGGTGAGGATGTCGACCGCGTCGTGAAGAACCACATTGAAGAAGGCGTCCTTGGCGAGTTCTTTGGCCACATCGATAGGGATCGGGCCGCCGTCGACGATGTGGCAAGGCTCACCATCATGTACATGGCCGCGCCGCCAGGCCTGAATGTCACACACAAGGAACAGTTCGACGCTGGGTGAACGCTTGGAGTCGCCGGACTGGTTGAACAGGTCGACAAAAGCGTCGGCTGCGTAAGCCTCAGTGGATTCAACCTCCGCGTCGGGGTCTCGTTTAGCGGCCTTGCGTAGGCGGTAGGCCTCCAGTTCGATTCGCCGCACCAGCGGGAGACCGGTTTCGGGTGGCAGGGCGCCTTTGAAGCACACCATGCCAAGCTCGTCGCGCCATGACCGGAATGATCGTGCCCTTTGCTGACGTTCGTGGAGCTCGTCGCGTTTGATCGCGGCAAGGCGGCGGTCCCGCGCTTCGTCGCGGAGCCGGCTCAGATCGGTCTCGGACGCGAGATCGACCAGCTCACCCTCGCTGCCAGGTACGTCGTCGACGGTGTTGGTGATCTCCTCGGCCTGGTCCAGTGACAGCTTTCCGCCGAGGAGGGCATCCTTGGTCTTCTCCCCCATCTTCCTGGCGGTCTTGAGCTTCCGTTTCGCCTCACCGGGTGTGATACCGGACTGGCGGGCCAGCCAGTCGGACCCGTCGTTGAAACCCTTCTTCTCGTGAGACTTG encodes the following:
- a CDS encoding YlcI/YnfO family protein; the protein is MTAKKMTREEEFEFYAKPENQEPQGPPRHRRSKLTELVPVRFPPETLEEIRRRADEDDRSVSSWVRRPVERELEEGSR
- a CDS encoding DUF222 domain-containing protein, producing MPASIIEAVEHLCSLLVGFDAGVYSGDDCVRLVERLAATEKACAGARMLAASRAVECKSHEKKGFNDGSDWLARQSGITPGEAKRKLKTARKMGEKTKDALLGGKLSLDQAEEITNTVDDVPGSEGELVDLASETDLSRLRDEARDRRLAAIKRDELHERQQRARSFRSWRDELGMVCFKGALPPETGLPLVRRIELEAYRLRKAAKRDPDAEVESTEAYAADAFVDLFNQSGDSKRSPSVELFLVCDIQAWRRGHVHDGEPCHIVDGGPIPIDVAKELAKDAFFNVVLHDAVDILTLTRLGRHIPAHLRAALDIGDPPDFDGKKCADCGKRHHLQMDHVDPVANNGPTSYKNLKPRCYTDHQAKTDQDRRAGLLKPRRRPTDAGDAHRPSGPDPPPPP